A genome region from Deltaproteobacteria bacterium includes the following:
- a CDS encoding U32 family peptidase gives MKLTVPISHPEEVEMLAESGAGEFFCGFVPREWLERYGGAFWLNRRGPVTGNLLQRDDVSLLTERSHAFGIPVHVTFNAPYYTPEQQDFLLPVIGRLVGESGIDGVIVSDVGFVVELRRSFPELSVHASSVMATLNPGMVDFLEELGVRRVIFPRSLGVADIAALCDTAAGRLETEAFVLNEGCVFEEGYCMTTHRSVGALCVQLPGVPHRVLPLGREHAESLAGEEGERARELMGAFKDWVWFQNGCGNSMNPDGIPNGPCGLCALFDLARTGLTSLKISGRGASSYRKLVSLQMVRAVLDLVEQGAPREEAARKAVALRNTPKFCEARYMCYYREEAS, from the coding sequence ATGAAGCTCACCGTACCGATCAGCCACCCCGAAGAGGTGGAGATGCTCGCCGAGAGCGGGGCGGGCGAGTTCTTCTGTGGTTTCGTCCCCCGCGAGTGGCTCGAGCGGTACGGCGGTGCCTTCTGGCTCAATCGAAGAGGGCCGGTGACGGGGAACCTTCTTCAACGGGACGACGTTTCTCTCCTGACGGAGCGTTCCCATGCCTTCGGCATCCCCGTCCACGTGACGTTCAACGCCCCCTACTACACGCCGGAGCAGCAGGATTTCCTCCTTCCCGTGATCGGCCGGCTCGTCGGCGAGTCCGGCATCGACGGCGTCATCGTCTCCGACGTGGGATTCGTCGTCGAGTTACGGCGTTCCTTTCCGGAACTTTCCGTCCACGCCAGCTCGGTGATGGCGACGCTCAACCCCGGCATGGTCGATTTCCTCGAGGAGCTGGGGGTCCGGCGGGTGATCTTCCCCCGCAGCCTCGGTGTGGCGGACATCGCGGCCCTTTGCGATACGGCGGCGGGCCGGCTGGAGACGGAGGCGTTCGTCCTGAACGAAGGGTGCGTGTTCGAGGAAGGGTACTGCATGACCACCCACCGGAGCGTCGGCGCCCTTTGCGTACAGCTCCCGGGTGTCCCGCACCGTGTCCTTCCCCTGGGGAGAGAGCACGCGGAATCCCTGGCCGGGGAGGAAGGGGAACGGGCACGGGAGCTGATGGGCGCGTTCAAGGATTGGGTCTGGTTCCAGAACGGCTGCGGCAACTCCATGAACCCCGACGGGATTCCGAACGGCCCCTGCGGGCTCTGCGCGCTCTTCGACCTCGCCCGCACGGGGTTGACCTCCCTCAAGATCTCCGGACGCGGCGCCTCCAGCTACCGGAAGCTCGTGAGCCTCCAGATGGTGCGCGCGGTCCTCGACCTGGTGGAGCAGGGGGCCCCCCGGGAAGAGGCGGCGCGCAAGGCCGTGGCGCTCCGGAACACGCCGAAATTCTGCGAGGCGCGCTACATGTGCTATTACCGGGAAGAGGCGTCGTGA
- a CDS encoding SPASM domain-containing protein, translating into MGAIETVPAFRILPHMEFSAGGEAYLYAAETGGLFRMDGAVRDALSALASSGTPVVSPDVLSDLRQAGLLWIGEGKEPAAGPAHPALRLRTLVLMLTFSCNLACRYCYEEREEGCAPRVDAGGAQQGMSIDTLRRSVGYLLDHSAESRKVSIVFFGGEPLLRFPLLRAAVGEARTMARERGKEISFSLTTNGTLLTREIAGFLQENRVSVCISIDGTQEIHDFNRAYASGRGSYEDVTRGLSCMMENRSGFPLAARVTLGHGAVEVEKTFEHLRGLGFDEVGFAPASAAEGSAIALTEGEVELVVRGFRELAARYVADVRERRMPAFSNMTQILGLIHRGDPMPYPCGAGIGMLAADPSGVFYPCHRLCGVGDSMGDPSRGIAEEARARFLDGARRRRESACDACWAKNFCSGGCYHDAWLRQGDLFAPSLHYCRWIKELFLLGLQTYVRIQNETPTFLEAMLGERGIA; encoded by the coding sequence ATGGGAGCGATCGAAACCGTACCCGCGTTCCGCATTCTCCCGCACATGGAGTTCTCCGCGGGAGGGGAGGCGTATCTCTACGCAGCGGAAACCGGCGGACTGTTCCGGATGGACGGGGCGGTGCGCGATGCGCTGTCCGCTCTCGCCTCCTCCGGGACCCCGGTCGTCTCGCCGGATGTCCTCTCCGACCTCCGGCAGGCGGGCCTCCTGTGGATCGGGGAGGGGAAGGAGCCTGCCGCCGGACCTGCCCATCCCGCGCTCCGCCTGCGGACGCTCGTCCTCATGCTCACCTTCTCGTGCAACCTCGCGTGCCGCTACTGCTATGAAGAGCGCGAGGAAGGTTGCGCACCTCGGGTCGATGCCGGCGGGGCGCAACAGGGGATGTCCATCGACACGCTTCGACGGAGCGTCGGATACCTCCTGGACCATTCCGCGGAGAGTCGAAAAGTATCCATCGTTTTTTTCGGGGGCGAGCCGCTCTTGCGCTTCCCTCTCCTCCGGGCCGCCGTCGGGGAGGCCAGGACGATGGCCAGGGAACGCGGGAAGGAGATCTCCTTCTCCCTGACGACCAACGGCACGCTGCTCACCCGGGAGATCGCCGGGTTCCTTCAGGAAAACCGCGTATCCGTGTGCATCAGCATCGACGGGACGCAGGAGATCCACGATTTCAACCGGGCCTACGCTTCCGGGAGAGGATCCTACGAAGACGTGACGCGCGGGCTTTCCTGCATGATGGAGAACAGGAGCGGCTTTCCCCTGGCGGCCCGCGTCACCCTCGGGCACGGCGCCGTCGAAGTGGAAAAAACGTTCGAACACCTCCGTGGCCTCGGGTTCGACGAGGTGGGATTCGCCCCGGCGAGCGCCGCGGAAGGGAGCGCAATCGCGCTTACCGAGGGGGAGGTCGAACTCGTGGTGCGAGGTTTCCGCGAACTTGCCGCCCGGTATGTGGCCGATGTCCGCGAGCGGCGGATGCCGGCTTTCTCCAACATGACGCAGATCCTCGGCCTGATCCACCGGGGGGATCCGATGCCCTACCCGTGCGGGGCGGGGATCGGGATGCTGGCCGCCGACCCCTCGGGGGTTTTCTACCCGTGCCACCGGCTCTGCGGGGTCGGGGACTCCATGGGCGACCCGTCCCGCGGGATCGCGGAGGAAGCCCGCGCCCGGTTCCTCGACGGGGCGAGGCGGCGCCGCGAATCCGCGTGCGACGCCTGCTGGGCGAAGAACTTCTGCTCCGGCGGCTGCTACCACGACGCCTGGCTCCGGCAGGGGGACCTCTTCGCCCCATCGTTGCACTACTGCCGCTGGATCAAGGAGCTGTTCCTTCTCGGTCTTCAAACCTATGTCCGCATACAAAACGAAACGCCGACTTTTCTGGAAGCGATGCTCGGCGAAAGGGGGATTGCATGA
- a CDS encoding ABC transporter ATP-binding protein/permease yields MRPRRGILAATFVLSLLATAASLYAPFLSKRLVDDVILRGNWAALPPLLLTMVLFSAAGMVLGGVSSYLYTRGSAKILVAMRVALFDHLERAEMRFFGRTRVGEIVARLNNDMVEVQGILVDVPMAFVTSSVRLVAASVILVTMSWSLFLVSNVLVPLGVLGLWLTRNVITGMSRELREKNAAVGSRIIDTFTGIRLVRSSATECQELRRFEEENLSLVRSVLRFQMIFSLSRGIPSFVLGCSAMLAFLYGGSMVRDGAISVGTLVAFTAFQMQVIAPIQNLLGQYAALRKGRASLTRVFEFFDVPAEEDPEDAEEFVSLKEGIVFDGVVFAYGGEARVLDGLSLILPAGKTVALVGESGAGKSTLVDLLLRYYEPQGGEIRLDGVPLGRLRRATLRRRIALVTTDPYLFHGTLEENIRYGTPEADPARVADALADADLTEFVRSLPRGFSTVVGERGVALSAGQRQRVALARAFLRSPEILILDEATSSLDLLSEDRVRRAIAERMEGKTTLIVTHRIHAVRDADLIVVLSDGRISHLGTHEELMQQRGAYKSFLRVCADGARDSGGNGRA; encoded by the coding sequence GTGCGGCCCCGGCGGGGGATCCTCGCCGCAACCTTCGTCCTTTCCCTTCTCGCGACGGCGGCTTCCCTGTACGCCCCTTTCCTGTCGAAGAGGCTGGTGGACGACGTCATCCTCCGCGGGAACTGGGCGGCGCTGCCTCCCCTGCTCCTCACCATGGTTCTTTTCTCCGCCGCGGGGATGGTCCTCGGCGGCGTCAGCAGCTATCTCTACACGCGGGGGTCGGCGAAGATCCTCGTCGCCATGCGGGTCGCCCTGTTCGATCATCTGGAGCGCGCCGAGATGCGCTTCTTCGGGCGGACGCGGGTGGGGGAGATCGTCGCGCGGCTCAACAACGACATGGTCGAGGTCCAGGGGATTCTCGTGGACGTCCCGATGGCGTTCGTCACCAGCTCCGTCCGGCTCGTCGCCGCCTCCGTCATCCTCGTCACCATGTCCTGGTCTCTCTTCCTCGTGAGCAACGTCCTCGTTCCGTTGGGCGTGCTCGGCCTCTGGCTGACCCGCAACGTCATCACGGGAATGAGCCGCGAGCTCCGGGAGAAGAACGCCGCGGTGGGGTCCCGCATCATCGACACCTTCACGGGAATACGCCTGGTGCGGTCCAGCGCCACGGAATGCCAGGAGCTGCGAAGGTTCGAGGAGGAGAACCTGTCGCTGGTGCGCTCCGTCCTCCGGTTCCAGATGATCTTCTCGCTGTCCCGCGGGATCCCCTCGTTCGTGCTGGGGTGCTCGGCCATGCTCGCCTTCCTCTATGGCGGCTCGATGGTCCGGGACGGCGCGATCTCCGTGGGGACCCTCGTGGCGTTCACCGCCTTCCAGATGCAGGTGATCGCGCCGATTCAGAACCTCCTGGGCCAGTACGCGGCGTTGCGGAAAGGGAGGGCATCGCTTACGCGCGTGTTCGAGTTTTTCGACGTCCCCGCGGAGGAGGACCCTGAAGATGCGGAAGAGTTCGTCTCCCTGAAGGAGGGGATCGTCTTCGACGGCGTGGTCTTCGCCTACGGCGGCGAGGCCCGTGTCCTCGATGGCCTGTCGCTGATCCTCCCCGCCGGCAAGACGGTGGCGCTCGTCGGGGAGAGCGGAGCCGGGAAATCGACCCTCGTGGATCTGCTCCTACGCTACTACGAGCCGCAAGGGGGGGAGATCCGGCTCGACGGGGTCCCCCTGGGGCGGCTTCGCCGCGCGACGCTGCGGCGGCGGATCGCCCTGGTCACCACCGATCCGTACCTCTTTCATGGCACCCTCGAGGAGAACATCCGGTACGGGACGCCCGAAGCCGACCCCGCGCGGGTTGCCGATGCCCTCGCCGACGCCGACCTGACGGAGTTCGTCCGCTCCCTGCCGCGCGGGTTTTCGACCGTCGTCGGAGAGCGGGGGGTGGCCCTTTCCGCGGGGCAGCGGCAGCGGGTGGCCCTTGCCCGGGCGTTCCTCCGCTCCCCGGAGATTTTGATCCTCGACGAGGCGACCTCCTCTCTCGACCTCCTCTCGGAAGATCGTGTCCGGCGCGCGATCGCGGAGAGGATGGAGGGGAAGACGACCCTGATCGTGACCCATCGGATCCACGCCGTCCGGGATGCGGATTTGATCGTGGTTCTTTCGGACGGGCGGATCAGTCACCTGGGGACCCATGAGGAACTGATGCAACAACGGGGTGCGTATAAATCCTTCCTTCGCGTCTGCGCCGATGGCGCGCGGGATTCGGGGGGGAACGGCCGTGCATAG
- the qhpC gene encoding quinohemoprotein amine dehydrogenase subunit gamma, producing the protein MKHLKPVNRKARKIAKKKEPAALVEAQGSVPFMHTCTSVFNPGYEIDFANGMTQLCTPIETDLFGTTDMFCWWPGQAPDTINNPDWNADCTRAMKDWMKLKVVKPEW; encoded by the coding sequence ATGAAGCACCTGAAGCCCGTCAACCGGAAGGCCAGGAAGATCGCGAAAAAAAAGGAGCCCGCGGCGCTCGTGGAGGCACAGGGGTCCGTCCCGTTCATGCACACCTGCACTTCCGTGTTCAATCCCGGCTACGAGATCGACTTCGCGAACGGCATGACCCAACTGTGCACGCCGATCGAGACGGACCTCTTCGGCACCACCGACATGTTCTGCTGGTGGCCGGGGCAGGCGCCGGACACGATCAACAACCCGGACTGGAACGCCGACTGCACCCGGGCGATGAAGGACTGGATGAAGCTCAAGGTGGTCAAGCCGGAATGGTAG
- a CDS encoding S8 family serine peptidase, with product MHRRRAIPWGARPPGVPAGKGVRVVVVDSGVNPLHSHVGGRIDGARIYRGEDGAVHRGPDYQDTSGHGTAIAAVIRHVAPEADLFALKIFNGALTTTPDVLEGALSYALQAGARVVNLSLGMEAAPNAPSLRALCRDAARAGIILVASARNGANGASVPASYDEVIGVKGDGRLGEDTLMYRPGGPCECLASPWPRSLPGLPRERNFRGNSFAAARVSGAIACLLEESPDADLDALREMLREQYG from the coding sequence GTGCATAGGCGGCGCGCGATCCCCTGGGGCGCCCGCCCTCCCGGTGTGCCCGCAGGGAAAGGGGTCCGCGTCGTCGTCGTCGACTCGGGCGTCAACCCGCTGCACTCCCATGTCGGAGGGAGGATCGACGGGGCCAGGATCTATCGCGGCGAGGACGGCGCGGTCCATCGGGGGCCGGACTATCAGGACACGTCCGGTCACGGAACCGCCATCGCCGCGGTGATCCGTCACGTCGCGCCGGAGGCCGATCTCTTCGCCCTCAAGATCTTCAATGGTGCCCTTACCACGACGCCGGACGTTCTGGAGGGGGCGTTGTCGTACGCTCTCCAGGCGGGGGCACGTGTGGTGAATCTCAGTCTGGGGATGGAGGCGGCGCCGAACGCCCCTTCCCTGCGCGCCCTTTGCCGCGACGCGGCCCGGGCGGGGATCATCCTGGTGGCGTCCGCCCGGAACGGCGCGAACGGTGCAAGCGTACCGGCCTCGTACGACGAGGTCATCGGCGTGAAGGGGGACGGTCGGCTGGGGGAAGACACGCTGATGTACCGCCCGGGCGGACCGTGCGAGTGCCTTGCCTCCCCGTGGCCCCGCTCCCTGCCGGGTCTCCCCCGGGAGAGGAATTTCCGCGGGAACAGTTTTGCCGCCGCGAGGGTCTCGGGCGCGATCGCATGCCTGCTCGAAGAGTCCCCCGACGCCGACCTGGATGCCCTGAGGGAAATGTTGAGGGAACAGTACGGGTGA